A stretch of the Argentina anserina chromosome 6, drPotAnse1.1, whole genome shotgun sequence genome encodes the following:
- the LOC126796724 gene encoding protein trichome birefringence-like 34 has translation MKNVSHPPLQIVNLKCQLSKMNLQMPKYQHQMVPNPKPWGSIRSSLHSLIAVLVATLLVGTVYLTQEYGVQFLEDCSSTKVNTSGDSCDLFSGKWVFDNQSYPLYKGLQCTYMSDQLACEKFGRKDLSFQNWRWQPHQCDLPRFNATALLERLRNKRLVYVGDSLNRNQWVSMVCLIESVVPPELKSMHTKGSLIIFKATEYNATIEFYWAPLLVESNSDHPVDHRLPERIVRIQAIEKHARHWTGADFLVFNSFLWWKRSMMSVLWGSFESSDGIYKGVEMPRVYEMALKTWSDWLEVHVNPNKTKLFFVSMSPTHQIAEEWGETASGNCYGETEPIKEEGYTGSSSQPRMMRIVENVLGELKTRGLDVQMLNITQLTEYRKDGHPSIYRKQWDNLTEEQLTNPSSFADCIHWCLPGVPDVWNELLYAYIFQ, from the exons ATGAAAAATGTCTCTCACCCACCTCTTCAGATTGTCAATTTAAAG TGCCAACTATCCAAAATGAATCTTCAAATGCCTAAGTATCAGCATCAGATGGTTCCTAATCCCAAACCTTGGGGATCAATCAGAAGTAGCTTGCATTCCCTCATTGCAGTTCTTGTGGCAACTCTTCTTGTTGGCACAGTTTATCTTACCCAAGAATATGGTGTACAATTCTTAGAGGATTGTAGTTCCACTAAAGTGAATACTTCCGGCGATAGCTGTGATTTGTTTTCAGGGAAGTGGGTTTTTGATAACCAGTCGTATCCTTTATACAAGGGGTTACAGTGTACTTATATGTCTGACCAATTGGCTTGTGAGAAGTTTGGGAGAAAAGACTTAAGCTTCCAGAACTGGAGATGGCAACCCCATCAGTGTGACCTCCCTAG GTTCAACGCCACAGCATTGCTGGAGAGGCTTAGGAACAAGAGGCTTGTGTATGTTGGGGATTCCTTGAATCGAAATCAATGGGTTTCCATGGTTTGTCTGATCGAGTCAGTTGTTCCCCCAGAGCTCAAGTCCATGCACACAAAGGGCTCTTTGATCATCTTCAAAGCAACT gaatataatgccacaattgaGTTCTACTGGGCTCCATTGCTAGTGGAATCAAACTCAGATCACCCAGTGGATCACCGCTTGCCGGAACGGATTGTTAGGATTCAGGCAATTGAAAAACATGCCAGGCATTGGACTGGTGCAGACTTTCTTGTTTTCAATTCCTTTCTTTGGTGGAAGAGATCCATGATGAGTGTCTT GTGGGGATCTTTTGAAAGTTCTGATGGGATTTACAAAGGGGTTGAGATGCCCAGAGTGTATGAGATGGCTCTAAAGACTTGGTCGGATTGGTTGGAGGTCCATGTTAATCCAAACAAGACCAAGTTGTTCTTTGttagcatgtcacctactcaCCAAAT TGCTGAAGAATGGGGTGAGACTGCTAGCGGGAATTGCTACGGAGAAACTGAGCCGATTAAGGAGGAGGGCTACACAGGAAGTAGTTCGCAACCAAGAATGATGCGTATAGTCGAGAATGTACTTGGGGAGCTGAAAACAAGAGGTTTGGATGTGCAGATGCTCAATATCACGCAGCTCACAGAATATAGAAAAGATGGTCATCCATCAATATATAGGAAGCAGTGGGATAATCTAACAGAAGAGCAATTAACAAACCCTAGCAGTTTTGCAGATTGTATACATTGGTGCCTCCCTGGAGTGCCAGACGTTTGGAATGAGCTCCTTTACGCTTACATTTTCCAATGA
- the LOC126797813 gene encoding abscisic acid receptor PYL4 isoform X1, translated as MPHNPPKSSVLLHRVNTAPNNNTSSPHQNNQKNMMIKKQRAAPIPEAVARYHTHGVGPNKCCSAVTQEIAAPVSTVWSVVRRFDNPQAYKHFVKSCHVIVGDGDVGTLREVQVISGLPANSSTERLDVLDDESHVISFSMVGGDHRLSNYKSVTTLHPSPSGSGTVVVESYVVDVPPGNTKDDTCNFVDTIVRCNLQSLAQIAENLARHNNKSSLACPNDGS; from the exons ATGCCTCACAACCCTCCCAAGTCTTCTGTCTTGCTCCACCGCGTCAACACGGCCCCCAACAACAACACCTCCTCACCGCACCAGAACAACCAGAAGAACATGATGATCAAGAAGCAGCGCGCTGCCCCGATCCCAGAAGCCGTGGCGCGTTACCACACTCACGGCGTTGGCCCCAACAAGTGCTGCTCCGCCGTGACGCAGGAGATCGCTGCTCCCGTCTCCACTGTCTGGTCTGTGGTCCGGCGCTTCGACAACCCCCAGGCCTACAAGCACTTCGTCAAAAGCTGCCACGTTATCGTCGGGGATGGCGACGTCGGCACCCTCCGTGAGGTCCAGGTCATCTCGGGGCTTCCGGCTAACAGCAGCACGGAGAGGCTTGACGTGCTGGACGACGAGAGCCACGTCATCAGCTTCAGCATGGTGGGCGGGGACCACAGGCTGTCGAACTACAAGTCGGTGACGACGCTTCACCCGTCGCCCTCGGGCAGCGGCACGGTGGTCGTGGAGTCTTACGTGGTGGACGTGCCGCCGGGAAATACTAAAGACGACACGTGTAACTTCGTGGACACCATCGTCCGGTGCAACCTGCAGTCGCTGGCTCAGATCGCCGAGAATCTAGCGAGACATAACAACAAGTCGTCTTTGGCGTGCCCCAA TGATGGCAGCTAG
- the LOC126797813 gene encoding abscisic acid receptor PYL4 isoform X3: MPHNPPKSSVLLHRVNTAPNNNTSSPHQNNQKNMMIKKQRAAPIPEAVARYHTHGVGPNKCCSAVTQEIAAPVSTVWSVVRRFDNPQAYKHFVKSCHVIVGDGDVGTLREVQVISGLPANSSTERLDVLDDESHVISFSMVGGDHRLSNYKSVTTLHPSPSGSGTVVVESYVVDVPPGNTKDDTCNFVDTIVRCNLQSLAQIAENLARHNNKSSLACPN, from the exons ATGCCTCACAACCCTCCCAAGTCTTCTGTCTTGCTCCACCGCGTCAACACGGCCCCCAACAACAACACCTCCTCACCGCACCAGAACAACCAGAAGAACATGATGATCAAGAAGCAGCGCGCTGCCCCGATCCCAGAAGCCGTGGCGCGTTACCACACTCACGGCGTTGGCCCCAACAAGTGCTGCTCCGCCGTGACGCAGGAGATCGCTGCTCCCGTCTCCACTGTCTGGTCTGTGGTCCGGCGCTTCGACAACCCCCAGGCCTACAAGCACTTCGTCAAAAGCTGCCACGTTATCGTCGGGGATGGCGACGTCGGCACCCTCCGTGAGGTCCAGGTCATCTCGGGGCTTCCGGCTAACAGCAGCACGGAGAGGCTTGACGTGCTGGACGACGAGAGCCACGTCATCAGCTTCAGCATGGTGGGCGGGGACCACAGGCTGTCGAACTACAAGTCGGTGACGACGCTTCACCCGTCGCCCTCGGGCAGCGGCACGGTGGTCGTGGAGTCTTACGTGGTGGACGTGCCGCCGGGAAATACTAAAGACGACACGTGTAACTTCGTGGACACCATCGTCCGGTGCAACCTGCAGTCGCTGGCTCAGATCGCCGAGAATCTAGCGAGACATAACAACAAGTCGTCTTTGGCGTGCCCCAA CTAG
- the LOC126797813 gene encoding abscisic acid receptor PYL4 isoform X2 has protein sequence MPHNPPKSSVLLHRVNTAPNNNTSSPHQNNQKNMMIKKQRAAPIPEAVARYHTHGVGPNKCCSAVTQEIAAPVSTVWSVVRRFDNPQAYKHFVKSCHVIVGDGDVGTLREVQVISGLPANSSTERLDVLDDESHVISFSMVGGDHRLSNYKSVTTLHPSPSGSGTVVVESYVVDVPPGNTKDDTCNFVDTIVRCNLQSLAQIAENLARHNNKSSLACPK, from the exons ATGCCTCACAACCCTCCCAAGTCTTCTGTCTTGCTCCACCGCGTCAACACGGCCCCCAACAACAACACCTCCTCACCGCACCAGAACAACCAGAAGAACATGATGATCAAGAAGCAGCGCGCTGCCCCGATCCCAGAAGCCGTGGCGCGTTACCACACTCACGGCGTTGGCCCCAACAAGTGCTGCTCCGCCGTGACGCAGGAGATCGCTGCTCCCGTCTCCACTGTCTGGTCTGTGGTCCGGCGCTTCGACAACCCCCAGGCCTACAAGCACTTCGTCAAAAGCTGCCACGTTATCGTCGGGGATGGCGACGTCGGCACCCTCCGTGAGGTCCAGGTCATCTCGGGGCTTCCGGCTAACAGCAGCACGGAGAGGCTTGACGTGCTGGACGACGAGAGCCACGTCATCAGCTTCAGCATGGTGGGCGGGGACCACAGGCTGTCGAACTACAAGTCGGTGACGACGCTTCACCCGTCGCCCTCGGGCAGCGGCACGGTGGTCGTGGAGTCTTACGTGGTGGACGTGCCGCCGGGAAATACTAAAGACGACACGTGTAACTTCGTGGACACCATCGTCCGGTGCAACCTGCAGTCGCTGGCTCAGATCGCCGAGAATCTAGCGAGACATAACAACAAGTCGTCTTTGGCGTGCCCCAA GTAG